The segment GCCCCGTCTGCGGCGCGCCCGTGCAGCGCATCCGCCACGCCGAGAACGAGTCGAACTACTGCGCCACCTGCCAGACGGGCGGGAGGCTCCTCGCCGACCGCTCGCTGTCGCGCCTGCTCCGGGCCGACTGGCCGCGGACGCTGGAGGAGCTGGAGGAACGCCGCGCCGGGACGGACCCTGTACGGCGGGGACCCGGCCGTGCTAGCCGGGCGCCATGACGACCGACCTGTGGATGCTGGTCTGGAGCGCGCTCCTGTGCGTGTCGCTGCCGGTGGTCTACCTCATGGGGCGCTCGAGCGTCCCCGGCGGCCTCGCGTGGGGCTTCGGCAACCGCGACACGCCGCTCGCGGTCCCGGCCTGGACGGGGCGCGCCGAACGGGCCCACGCGAACCTGGTGGAGAACCTCGCGCCCTTCGCCATCCTCGTGCTCGTGGCGCACGTCGCCGGCAAGGCGAACGCCACGACGGCGCTCGGCGCCGAGCTCTTCTTCTGGGGACGCGTCGCGCACGCCGCCATCTACAGCGCGGGGATCGTCTACCTCCGCACCGCGGCCTTCTTCGTCGGGACCGCCGGCGAGCTGATGATCCTGCTGCAGCTCTTCCGCTGACGCCTACTGCAGTTCGCCGAGCACCCACTTCGCCGTGTCGGCGGGCAGCTCGGGGAGGTACTGCAGGAACTCCTCCACGCTCTCGCCCGCCACGCGGGTGCCGAAGTTCTCGCGCAGGAAGCCGTGGAAGTGCGACGCGACGCGCTCGGAGAGGAGCCCGCAGCGCCGGAGCGTCGGGATCACGAACCCCTGCACGGGTCCCAGGCGGCGCCCGCGCGGCAGGTCGCGCGTGATCTCCTCGCGCTCGTTCTGGAGGCTCGTCAGCATCGCGACCGGGTCGACGCCGATCTCGGCCCAGATCCCGAGGAGCGTCGTGAAGAAGCCCTGTGCGTTGCGATCGATGAGCGACCGCGCGCACTCGAGCGCGAAGTCTTCGAGCTCGATGCGCTGGGCGTCGCCGAGACACGGGACGCACCGCTCGATGTACTGCACGCCGTAGGCGTGGTGGCGCGACTCGTCACGGGCGACGTACGTGAGGAGGTCCTTCAGGAGCGGCTCCTCGGTCAGGTTCCGCATGTCGCGGAAGGCGTAGAGCGCGAGGCCTTCGACCACGATCTGCATCCCGACGAGCTTCTTCATCCAGTCGCCGGTCTGGAGCGTCTGGTCGAGGATGCCTTTCAACGACGGCGCGATCGGCCGGATCTCGTCGAGCTTCTCGATGTAGCGCGCGAACACCTCGACGTGCCGGGCCTCGTCCATCGTCTGGGTCGCGGCGTAGAACTTGGCGTCGGTGTGCGGCACGGCGTTGACGAGCTGTGCGGCCACCATGAGGGCGCCCTGCTCGCCGTGCAGGAACTGCGAGAGCCGGAAGCCCGCGGTGCGGCGCGTGAGCTCGACCATCGTCGCCTCGGGCAGCGAGCGCCAGTACGACGTCCGCTCGATCGGAACGCCGGCGCCGAGCGGCGTGGTCGCGAACTTGACGAGGTCGATGGGCCGCTCCCAGTCGAGGTCGCGCGAGCCGATCCACTGCGCCTCGGCCGCCTTCACGTAGAGGTTCCGCAGCTCCTCCACCTCGGGATCGTAGTTCCACTGAAACACGACCTCCATGGCCGTCTCGTACCCCGGCTCCTGCGTGGGGGTCGTGATGTCGAACTCGCTCATCGGGTGACTCCTCTGGTGCGGGACTTGGCGGGACGGTCGATGTCGGCGGCGACGTCGCCGAGGAGCTGGATCAGGCTCTGCAGGGCTTCGACGGCCTCGGCGGTGCGACGGCGATCGAGTGCGGCGAGGCACGTGTCCATGAGGGTGACGAAGCGGCCGGGGTCGCGGCGCAGGCGCTCGCGCGCCGCGCGCAGCGCCGGCTCCTGGAGGAGCGCGCGCAAGCGGCGTGCGAGCATCTGCCAGACCCGATTGCACGTCATGTCGCCGAGGACGACGAGCGTCTCGTGCAGTGCCGCGTAGCGCACCTCGCGGTCGCGCGTCTCGTCGGCGGCGACGTTGCGGAGGCGACGGATCGTGGCGAGCCCCTGGGGCTGCGCACGCTCGATCGCCAGACGACCCATCTCGAGCAGGAGCGGCCGCATGACCTCGGCCAGCTCGGCGACGAGCTCCAGGTTCACGCGTCCGCCGTGGAAGATCATGGGCGCCAGCGTGTCGAGCGTCGCGTCGACGAGCGGCCGCACGGTCGCACCGTCGCCCTGGCGCACGCTCACGAGCCCGAGCCCTTCGAGCACCTTGATGGCCTCGCGGATGGAGGTGCGATTCACGCGGAACTCGACCGCGAGCTCGCGCTCGGGCGGCAGCTTCTGGCCGGCCGGGAAGCGGCCGTCGAGGATCGCATCGCGCAGCTGCTCGGCGACGGCCTCGTGCAGGCGGCGGCGGGCGGGAGCACGAAAGGCGACCACGGCCATCACTCGATCGGTTATCCAATGGTCCAACCAATTGCAACCCTTTTTCGCCGGGGCCCCCGGGGTTGCCGTCGCGGGGTCCGGGGCTACCCTGCCGCCCGTGGGCACGCGGAGCTTTCGCCCGAGGGGTCGCCGGAAGACGGCAGCCGAGGTCGACCGGATCATCGAGGAGGCGCAGGCCGATGCCGGCAAGCGCCGGCGGGACTACCGCGCCCGATCGCTCGAGCTGCACGGGTGGATCTGCGCCAAGTGCGCGCGCGAGTTCGACGCCAAGACGCTGCACCTGCTCACCGTCCACCACAAGGACGGCAACCACCAGAACAACCCACCCGACGGCTCGAACTGGGAGAACCTCTGCGTCTACTGCCACGACGACGAGCACAGCCGCGGCATCCTCGGGGACTACCTCTCCGGGAAGGAGAGGTAGCGACACTACGACGACCCGGGCGGCGTCAAAGGGGGTGGAGGTGATGGCCGATGCTACTCGTGTGGAAGATCGCTCTCGGACTGCTCCTCACGGCGACGGGTCTCGTGGCCCTGTCGCTCGCCGGGGCGCTCGCCCTCGGCTACGCGGTCACGATGGACCACGAGCAGCGCGACGTCCTGCGCCGCCACTAGAGGCTCAGCCATGCCGCGTGCGCGGATCGAGCACGTCGCGCACGGCGTCGCCCACGACGTTGACGGCGAGGATCAGGCCGAAGAGCGCGACCGACGCCGCCGCCAGGTTCCAGACCACGATCGGATCGCGTGACAGCTCGTCGCGCGCCTGATCGATCATCTGCCCCCAGCTTCCCGCGATCCCGATGCCGAGCCACGACAGCACGGCCTCCGAGAGGACGAGGCCCGAGAACGTGAGCACGAAGGTGATGACGACGAGGTGCATCAGGTTCGGCAGCACGTGCCGCACGATGATGCCCGCCGGACCGCCCCCGAGCGCACGCGCGGCCTGCACGTAGTCGAGCTCGCGCACCTTCAGCGTCTCGCCGCGCGCGACACGGCAGAATCCGACCCAGCCGGTCACGCCGAGCGCGACGCACACCTGCCAGGTGCCGAGCCCGAGCACGATGATGAGCGCCGAGAGGAGGAGGATGCCGGGGATCGACGCGAGCGTCGACATGACGAAGAAGACGGCGTCGTCCACGACGCCGCCGAAGT is part of the Candidatus Eisenbacteria bacterium genome and harbors:
- a CDS encoding MAPEG family protein, with the protein product MTTDLWMLVWSALLCVSLPVVYLMGRSSVPGGLAWGFGNRDTPLAVPAWTGRAERAHANLVENLAPFAILVLVAHVAGKANATTALGAELFFWGRVAHAAIYSAGIVYLRTAAFFVGTAGELMILLQLFR
- a CDS encoding ferritin-like domain-containing protein — translated: MSEFDITTPTQEPGYETAMEVVFQWNYDPEVEELRNLYVKAAEAQWIGSRDLDWERPIDLVKFATTPLGAGVPIERTSYWRSLPEATMVELTRRTAGFRLSQFLHGEQGALMVAAQLVNAVPHTDAKFYAATQTMDEARHVEVFARYIEKLDEIRPIAPSLKGILDQTLQTGDWMKKLVGMQIVVEGLALYAFRDMRNLTEEPLLKDLLTYVARDESRHHAYGVQYIERCVPCLGDAQRIELEDFALECARSLIDRNAQGFFTTLLGIWAEIGVDPVAMLTSLQNEREEITRDLPRGRRLGPVQGFVIPTLRRCGLLSERVASHFHGFLRENFGTRVAGESVEEFLQYLPELPADTAKWVLGELQ
- a CDS encoding GntR family transcriptional regulator yields the protein MAVVAFRAPARRRLHEAVAEQLRDAILDGRFPAGQKLPPERELAVEFRVNRTSIREAIKVLEGLGLVSVRQGDGATVRPLVDATLDTLAPMIFHGGRVNLELVAELAEVMRPLLLEMGRLAIERAQPQGLATIRRLRNVAADETRDREVRYAALHETLVVLGDMTCNRVWQMLARRLRALLQEPALRAARERLRRDPGRFVTLMDTCLAALDRRRTAEAVEALQSLIQLLGDVAADIDRPAKSRTRGVTR
- a CDS encoding YajD family HNH nuclease produces the protein MGTRSFRPRGRRKTAAEVDRIIEEAQADAGKRRRDYRARSLELHGWICAKCAREFDAKTLHLLTVHHKDGNHQNNPPDGSNWENLCVYCHDDEHSRGILGDYLSGKER
- a CDS encoding ABC transporter permease — its product is MIEPYVVSNCVVAVLALGVAGVALAARRSGPWREAAGELWRRRPIAVLVVALYVGVALADSIAWVGGADPVRPRSLVDRLFPIDFQERSYSAPLADVLFYEPQVSLTYPGRHLLGTDILGRDVLHMTLKGARVALLIGGLTTLIVIPVALLFGVSAGYFGGVVDDAVFFVMSTLASIPGILLLSALIIVLGLGTWQVCVALGVTGWVGFCRVARGETLKVRELDYVQAARALGGGPAGIIVRHVLPNLMHLVVITFVLTFSGLVLSEAVLSWLGIGIAGSWGQMIDQARDELSRDPIVVWNLAAASVALFGLILAVNVVGDAVRDVLDPRTRHG